The nucleotide window ACAAGCACGCGACGCCGGCGCAGATCGCGCTCGCCTGGCTCCTCTCGCGGAAGCCCTGGATCGTGCCGATCCCCGGGACGACGAAGTTGCATCGACTCGAGGAGAACCTGGGCGCCGTCGACGTCGTGCTGTCCGCCGACGACCCGCGGGACCTCACCGCCGCCGCGGAGCGCATCCCGGTGCAGGGCGACCGCTACCCGGCGGCCATGCAGGCGCGCGTCGGACGATGAGCGCGCGCGTGGACGCGTTGGACGCGTCGGTGGACCGCCCGCTTGTGCGGGACGCGACGGGCGCGGACCTGCCGCGCCTCGGACGGCTCGGCGCGCTGCTCGTCGAGGAGCACCACGCGTACGATGAGCGGCGCTTCCTGCCGACGCGCGAACGGCTGCCGCTCGACTACGCGGGGTTCTTGCTCCGCCAGATGCGCGACGCGAACGCCGTGGTGCTGGTCGCGGAGGACCACGGGGACGTGATCGGCTACGCCTACGCGACCGTCGAGGGCCACGATTACATGGCCCTCCGCGGCCCCGCCGGCGTCCTGCAAGACGTGATTGTCGACCCGGAGGCCCGGGGCCGCGGCGTCGGGTGCCTGCTGCTCGAAGCGGCGGTCGTGGCGCTCGCGGCGCGCGGCGCCCCGCAAGTCGTACTGTCGACCGCGGCGCGCAACGAGCGCGCGCAGCGACTCTTCGCGCGCTCAGGCTTCCGGCCCACGATGATCGAGATGACTCGGGAGCTGGGCGGCGATCCTTCACACGAGGAGGGGCGATGACGAACGTGATCGTGGTAATCGGGGCGGGCCAGATCGGCCAGGCCATCGCGCGCCGGGTCGGTGTGGGCAAGCACGTCGTGCTCGCCGACCTGCGCGAGGACAATGCGAAGGCGGCCGCCGAGGTGATGGGGAACGCCGGCTACGACGTGAGCACGGCGACGGTCGACGTGTCGTCGCGTGACGACGTGCACGCGCTCGCTGCGCGGGCCGCCGGCCTCGGGGACGTCACGGGCCTCATCCACGCCGCGGGCGTCTCCCCGTCGCAGGCGCCGCCGGCGACGGTGCTCCGGGTCGACCTGTACGGCACGGCCCTCGTGCTCGAGGAGTTCGGCGGCGTCATCGCCCGCGGCGCATCGGGCGTCGTCATCTCGTCGCAGTCCGGGCACCGCCTGCCGCCACTCTCGGTGGAGCAGAACCGCGCGCTCGCGACGACGCCCACGGAAGGGCTGTTGGGCCTCGACTTCCTGCAGCCCGACCGGGTCAAGGACTCGCTCCATGCGTACCAGCTCGCGAAGCGCGGCAACTCGCTGCGCGTGATGTCGGAGGCCGTGCGCTGGGGACAACGCGGTGCGCGCATCAACACGATCAGCCCGGGCATCGTCATGACGCCGCTCGCGAAGGACGAGCTGACCGGGCCCCGGGGCGCCGGCTACCGGCGGATGATCGAGGGATCGGTGGCGAGGCGGGCCGGGACCCCGGACGAGGTGGGCGCCGTGGGCGCGCTGCTCATGGGCCCTGACGGCGGCTTCATCACCGGGAGCGACTTCCTGATGGACGGCGGCGTGACGGCGTCCTACTGGTACGGCGACGTCAGCGAGGTGCGTACTCCCGCGGAGGACAACGCATGAAGATCACGCGGAGTGGCGCGCAGCGGTCGGCGAAGGGCCCCGCGGACTGGTTTACGGGCACAGTCCGCATCGACCCATTGTTCGCCGCCGAGGGCGGCGCGCGGGCCGCGGGCAACGCGGTCACGTTCGAGCCCGGGGCGCGCACGGCGTGGCACACTCACCCGCTTGGCCAGGTGCTCATCGTGACCTTCGGCCGGGGGCTGGTGCAGCGCGAGGGCGGGCCCGTCGAGGAGATCCGACCGGGCGACGTCGTGTGGTTCGAGGCGGGTGAGAAGCACTGGCACGGCGCGGCGCCCGAGACGGCGATGCAACACATCGCCGTGCAGGAGGCGCTCGACGGCAAGGCGGTCGAGTGGATGGAGCACGTGAGCGACGAGCAGTACGGCCAACCTGGAGGAGCAGCGAAGTGAGAGCCACCGTGATGTACGGCCCGGGCGACGTCCGGATCGAGACCGTGCCCGATGCCGCGATTCGGACGCCGACCGATGCGCTGGTGCGCGTGACGCGCGCCTGCATCTGCGGCAGCGACCTGTGGCCGTACAAGGAGATGGAGCGGACGGACACTGGACGCCGCATGGGCCACGAGTTCATCGGCGTCGTCGAGGATGTGGGCGCCGACGTGCGCACGGTGCAGTGCGGTGACGTCGTGGTCGCGCCGTTCGCCATCTCTGACGGCACGTGTGAACTGTGCCACGAGGGTGTGCACACGTCGTGTCTCCACGGCCAGTGGTGGGGCGGCAAGGACAACGACGGTGGCCAAGGCGAGGCGGTGCGTGTGCCGCTCGCAGACGGCACGCTGGTCAAGCTGCCCGTCGGCGCCGATGACGCGCTGATGCCGTCGCTGCTCACGCTCTCCGACGTGATGGGCACGGGGCACCACGCGGCGCTCGCCGCGCGCGTGGCGCCCGGCAAGTCGGTCGCGGTCGTCGGCGACGGCGCGGTGGGACTCTGTGGCGTCATCGCCGCCAAGCGGCTCGGCGCCGAGCAGATCATCCTGTTGGGCCGGCACGCCGACCGGATCGCGCTCGCGCGCGAGTTCGGCGCGACCGACGTCGTCAGCGAGCGCGGTGAGGAAGCCGTCGAGCGGGTGCGCGTGCTGACACGCGGGATTGGTGCGCACGCGGTGCTCGAGTGCGTCGGCAGCGCGCCGGCGATGGAGACGGCCACGCGCATTGCACGGCCCGGCGGCGCCGTCGGACGCGTCGGCGTCCCGCACTACGACGCGGTGCCCGACACGACGCGGACGTTCTACGACAACGTGACCGTGAGCGGGGGGCCGGCGCCGGTGCGCGCCTACATCGAAGCGCTGCTGCCGGACGTGCTCGAGGGCCGCATCCAGCCGGGCCGCGTCTTCGACCGTGTGACGGACCTCGAGGGGGTGCCCGACGGTTACCGCGCGATGGATGAGCGCGAGGCGATCAAGGTGATGATCACGTTCTGACGGCGCACGTCGCCGCGAGGTGGGACGACATGGACGGGACGCTGCACGCCGCCCTCGCCGGGTGGGGCAACTTCTACCTCACGACCGGAGCCGCAGCCGCGACGCTGACAGGGCTCATGTTCGTCGTGCAGAGCCTACTGGCCGCCGGGACTCAACCAGCAAACGAGGGAGACCGCGAGGGCGGAATCTCCGCGTTCGGGACACCGAACGTCGTGCACTTCACCCTCGCACCGGTCCTCTCCGCGGTGCTCTCCGCACCCTGGCCGACGTACCTCGGTCTACGGGAGACGCTCGGCCTCTTGGGAGTGGGAGCGCTGGTCTACGCTGGTGTGGTCCTGCGCGGGGCACGAGGGAAGAACGCTCGGCGGTGACTTGGTCTGCTGCGCGCGGCGAGAGCGAGGACTCGAGTGTCGGGGCACTGCCTTCCCCTGTCTGAGATGGAGAGCCCTGTGCGCGCGCAGGCTGCTCGGACCGATTGTCGATACATCGCCGGAGATTGTCGATAGAGCGTCGGAGCGTACACAGGTGATTGCGAAATGAGTTCGGCAATCTGCGAAGTCGTTTTTGCAGAGCGTATGGTGCAACGTGGATTCGGGAGCAGGGTAACCCCTAGGATCTACGTGAGATACGTCAAGAGCACCGGCCAGATCGGCCGGTGCTCTTGATCTTTGAGGGGCTTCCGAGGTCTGGCGAGTCCAGCCACGCTGACCGGGGCCGCGCAACGTTGTCGATCCGACGGGGGAGCTTACCGACGCATGTCCGATCCCATCAATCGTACGGTCGCCTTGTAGAGAGGCTCTGGCTTCAGCCCCGGCGGACGGTACGTGATTGTTCCATACACGACCGTACCAGGGTTCGGAGGGGGCGGCGGCGGGCTACACGACGGATCTGCGTCGTCGCAGATTTGCACCGAGATCGTGCCATGCGACTGCGCGCCTGGCATCATCTCCGGATCGATGGAGCCATCCGGCCTGCGCACCGGGAGCTGGTTCATCACCTGCACCACGCGACCTGCGCGCCACACGAGGTACCATGTCGATCCGTGAGTCGGCACCACCGGTCGCCCAGCATACACAGAAGGCGCACCTCGCGATGCATCGACCATCACCCCCAGCGCGAAATTGCCATCGACGCGCGTTTCAAGGTCGAGGCGCAACGTCCGGCGCTGGCCCGCTGCCATTGAGGGGAGTAGCAAGACGCGCTCCGCTTGGCCATCCTCGCGAAACGTCACCGTGATCTCACGCGTCGGTATGCGTGCGCGAATACCGAGCTCGACGGCGCGACCGCCAGCAGCAACGCGTACCTGTTCGAGCAGTGCGACGACGGATGCTTCGCCGTTCATCACGCGCGCTCCTCCTAGGCCCTCCGCATCCGGTGTGGAGACGCTCGCCGTTGCTTCGTGCCGTGCGGGGGCGCCCGATGTGGTGTCTTGGCAGCCAGCGCTGACGAGCAGGACCGTCAGCGCCACGCAGATCACTTGCAGAGGTTCCCCGCGCCTACAGGTACTCGGACGATAGCGAGTCGTTCGTGCTCCCCTGTCCATTCGCCACCTCCCCCGCTGTTTGAACCGCCCCGGGTTTACAGGAGACTCGGTTCGTTGGGTCCTCAGGCCACGGCTTGCTTGGCACCAAGGGTGATCGTGTCGTAATGCTGGACCTCGAACTCGGCTGGGGGAAGGTAGCCGAGTGGTTCGAGGAGCCGTGTCGTGTTGAACCAGTGGACCCACGAGAGGGTCGCGAACTCGACGTCCTCGAGGGAACGCCACGGTCCGCGCCGGCGAATGACCTCCGTCTTCAACAGACCGATCACGCTCTCCGCCAGGGCGTTGTCGTACGCGTCCCCGCGACTGCCGACGGACGCTTCGATGCCGGCCGCCGCGAGCCGCTCGGTGTAGCGAATCGCGAGGTATTGCGACCCGCGGTCCGAGTGGTGAATCAGCGGCGCCGCCGGCTGCCGGGCGTACACCGCTTGCTCCACGGCGTCGAGCGCGAGATCCGTGCGCATGGTGGCCGAGGCGCGCCAGCCGACGATGTAGCGTGAGAACACATCGATGACGAAGGCGACGTACACCATCCCGCCCCACGTCGCAACGTACGTGAAGTCGGCGACCCACAGTTCGTTCGGGCGCGTCGCGCTGAAGCGCCGCTGGACGAGATCCGCGGGCCGCGGCGCCGTCTCGTCAGGCACCGTCGTGTACACGCGCCGGCCGCGCACGACGCCCGCGAGCCCCTCGGCATGCATCAAGCGCTCGACGGTACACCGTGCGACCGACGTCCCCTCACGCCGCAGTTGGTGCCACACCTTCCGCACGCCGTAGAGGCCCTGACTGTCGTCCCAGACGCGCCGAATCGCGCGGCGCACCACGGCCTCCCGTTGCACGCGCGGGGCGCGACGCGACGGGTCCCGCGCGTGGGCCCGCGCCTCGTAGTAACTGGACGGCGCGATCTCCCGCACTGCGCAGATCGGCTCGACACCGTACGGTTCGCGATGCTCCTCGATGAACCGGTACATCACGTCCCGCGGCGGTCGAGCTCCGCCTGGGCGAAATACGCCGCCGCCTTCTTGAGGATCTCGTTCGCCCGCCGGAGCTCCTTGACCTCGCGCTCCAACGCGGCGACCCGCGATTGCTCCTCCGTCGTGACGCCGGGGCGTACGCCGTCATCCACTTCGCTCCGCCGCACCCACCCGCGGAGCGTTTCCGGATGACAGCCGATCTTCTCCGCGACCGAGCAGATCGCCTGGTACTGGCTCCCGTACTCGCGCTGGTGCTCACGCACCACGCGGACGGCCCGGTCCTTGACCTCGGGGGAAAACTTCGTTGGTCTGCCCATACTCCAACCTCACAGGGATTGGAGTCTCCGGTAAACCCGGGGTGGTTCACCACCGCGGAGTAGCTGGCGGTCGTTGCGATTCTTGCGGTTCCAAGTGCTTTCAACACGGAGTAGCTGTGTTGAAAGTCAAGCGGTGGTGGCCAGTCCGGGCTGCCACCGCTGCTGCGTCTTGAGCATCGCGTTGAGGATCGTGAGCAGGCGCCGGATGCAGGCGGTGAGCGCCAGCTGCGCGGGTTTGCCGGCGGCGCGCAGGCGTTGATAACACGCGCGGAGCACCGGATTGCAGCGAATTCCGCTGATGACCGCCATGTACAGGGCTGCCCGCACGGGCGCGCGGCCCCCCCAGCAGGTGCGTCGCCCGCGCAGGCGCCCGGAGTCGCGCGCCAGCGGGGCGACCCCCACGAGCGCGGCAATCTCGCGCCGGGACAGGCGCCCGAGCTCCGGCAGCTGCGCGATGAGGCAGCGGGCCGTTTGGGGCCCCACCCCCGGCACGCTCCGCAGCAACGCGTCCTGCGCCTGCCACACCGGGCTGCGGCGGAGCCACTGCCCCACCTCGTCATCCGCCTCGGCCAGTGCGCGCTCCAGGGCCCGCATCACGCGCTGCAGACTCGGGCGCACGCTCCGCCGCGCCACCGCGAGGCGGTTCTTCTCGGCCGTGAGCATTTCCACCAGCTGGCGCCGCCGCTCGAGCAGCGCCCGCAGCTCCAGCAAGGCGTCGTCCGGGAGCGGGCGCGGCGGCGGGCGCACCACCGCGCCAAACTGCGCGAGCACCGCCGCATCGAGCCGGTCGGTCTTCGCCAATTGCCCCGTGCTGCGCGCGAAATCGCGCACCTGGCGGGGATTCACGACGACCACCGGCAACCCGGCCGCCGCCAACGCGCTCGT belongs to Gemmatimonadaceae bacterium and includes:
- a CDS encoding zinc-dependent alcohol dehydrogenase family protein, coding for MRATVMYGPGDVRIETVPDAAIRTPTDALVRVTRACICGSDLWPYKEMERTDTGRRMGHEFIGVVEDVGADVRTVQCGDVVVAPFAISDGTCELCHEGVHTSCLHGQWWGGKDNDGGQGEAVRVPLADGTLVKLPVGADDALMPSLLTLSDVMGTGHHAALAARVAPGKSVAVVGDGAVGLCGVIAAKRLGAEQIILLGRHADRIALAREFGATDVVSERGEEAVERVRVLTRGIGAHAVLECVGSAPAMETATRIARPGGAVGRVGVPHYDAVPDTTRTFYDNVTVSGGPAPVRAYIEALLPDVLEGRIQPGRVFDRVTDLEGVPDGYRAMDEREAIKVMITF
- a CDS encoding GNAT family N-acetyltransferase, which produces MSARVDALDASVDRPLVRDATGADLPRLGRLGALLVEEHHAYDERRFLPTRERLPLDYAGFLLRQMRDANAVVLVAEDHGDVIGYAYATVEGHDYMALRGPAGVLQDVIVDPEARGRGVGCLLLEAAVVALAARGAPQVVLSTAARNERAQRLFARSGFRPTMIEMTRELGGDPSHEEGR
- a CDS encoding IS110 family transposase produces the protein MDATDGPAPLVHAVHAVEAVGIDVSAATLDVAVYAGRGWQVENAARGIAALVVALEALHPAVIVLEATGVYHQAVTSALAAAGLPVVVVNPRQVRDFARSTGQLAKTDRLDAAVLAQFGAVVRPPPRPLPDDALLELRALLERRRQLVEMLTAEKNRLAVARRSVRPSLQRVMRALERALAEADDEVGQWLRRSPVWQAQDALLRSVPGVGPQTARCLIAQLPELGRLSRREIAALVGVAPLARDSGRLRGRRTCWGGRAPVRAALYMAVISGIRCNPVLRACYQRLRAAGKPAQLALTACIRRLLTILNAMLKTQQRWQPGLATTA
- a CDS encoding IS3 family transposase (programmed frameshift); this translates as MGRPTKFSPEVKDRAVRVVREHQREYGSQYQAICSVAEKIGCHPETLRGWVRRSEVDDGVRPGVTTEEQSRVAALEREVKELRRANEILKKAAALFRPGGARPPRDVMYRFIEEHREPYGVEPICAVREIAPSSYYEARAHARDPSRRAPRVQREAVVRRAIRRVWDDSQGLYGVRKVWHQLRREGTSVARCTVERLMHAEGLAGVVRGRRVYTTVPDETAPRPADLVQRRFSATRPNELWVADFTYVATWGGMVYVAFVIDVFSRYIVGWRASATMRTDLALDAVEQAVYARQPAAPLIHHSDRGSQYLAIRYTERLAAAGIEASVGSRGDAYDNALAESVIGLLKTEVIRRRGPWRSLEDVEFATLSWVHWFNTTRLLEPLGYLPPAEFEVQHYDTITLGAKQAVA
- a CDS encoding cupin domain-containing protein, encoding MKITRSGAQRSAKGPADWFTGTVRIDPLFAAEGGARAAGNAVTFEPGARTAWHTHPLGQVLIVTFGRGLVQREGGPVEEIRPGDVVWFEAGEKHWHGAAPETAMQHIAVQEALDGKAVEWMEHVSDEQYGQPGGAAK
- a CDS encoding SDR family oxidoreductase — translated: MTNVIVVIGAGQIGQAIARRVGVGKHVVLADLREDNAKAAAEVMGNAGYDVSTATVDVSSRDDVHALAARAAGLGDVTGLIHAAGVSPSQAPPATVLRVDLYGTALVLEEFGGVIARGASGVVISSQSGHRLPPLSVEQNRALATTPTEGLLGLDFLQPDRVKDSLHAYQLAKRGNSLRVMSEAVRWGQRGARINTISPGIVMTPLAKDELTGPRGAGYRRMIEGSVARRAGTPDEVGAVGALLMGPDGGFITGSDFLMDGGVTASYWYGDVSEVRTPAEDNA